A single Saccopteryx bilineata isolate mSacBil1 chromosome 9, mSacBil1_pri_phased_curated, whole genome shotgun sequence DNA region contains:
- the CYBA gene encoding cytochrome b-245 light chain, with the protein MGQIEWAMWANEQALASGLILITGGIVATAGQFTEWYYGAYSIVAGVFVCLLEYPRGKRSKGSTMERCGQKYMTKVVKLFGPFSRNYYIRAFLHLGLSVPAGFLLATILGTACLAIASGIYLLAATRGEQWTPIEPKPKERPQVGGTIKQPPSNPPPRPPAEARKKPSEEEEEAAAAGVPGGPQENPVPVTDEVV; encoded by the exons TCCTCATCACGGGCGGCATCGTGGCCACTGCTGGCCAGTTCACTGAGTGGTACTATGGCGCCTACTCCAT CGTAGCAGGAGTGTTTGTCTGCCTGCTGGAGTACCCCCGGGGGAAGAGGAGTAAGGGCTCCACCATGGAGAGATG TGGACAGAAGTACATGACGAAAGTGGTGAAGTTGTTTGGGCCCTTCTCCAGGAATTACTACATCCGGGCCTTCCTGCACCTTGG gCTGTCGGTACCAGCCGGCTTCCTGCTTGCCACCATCCTGGGGACAGCCTGCTTGGCCATAGCAAGTGGCATCTATCTGCTG GCAGCCACCCGTGGTGAACAATGGACTCCCATCGAGCCCAAGCCCAAGGAGCGGCCACAGGTGGGGGGTACCATCAAGcagccacccagcaaccccccaccccggcccccagCTGAGGCCCGCAAGAAGCccagtgaggaggaagaggaggcagcagcagcaggagttcCTGGCGGCCCCCAGGAAAACCCTGTCCCAGTGACCGATGAGGTCGTGTGA
- the IL17C gene encoding interleukin-17C isoform X1: MGTGQAGVTARCPVTGNPLTTHCLFHQLLPRLLFLLWLSASIAHHGPPHQGGPHTHTHGTSRCYSAEELPLGQVPAHLLARAAKWQQALPVALVSSLEAVGRRRRHEKPQAGTHCPVLQPEEVLEADIHQRSLSPWRYRVDTDENRYPQKLAVAECLCRGCISTRTGRETAALNSVPLHQSLLVLLRRPCSRDATAVPTPGAFAFHVESIRVPVGCTCVLPRAVQ, translated from the exons ATG GGAACAGGGCAAGCTGGGGTGACAGCAAGGTGCCCTGTCACTGGGAATCCCCTGACCACCCACTGCCTGTTCCATCAGCTCCTACCTCGCCTTCTGTTTCTGCTCTGGCTGTCTGCCAGCATCGCCCACCATGGCCCCCCACACCAGGGAggcccccacacccacacccacggGACATCACGCTGCTACTCAGCTGAGGAGCTGCCCCTGGGCCAGGTTCCTGCACACCTGCTGGCTCGAGCTGCCAAGTGGCAGCAGGCTTTGCCAGTAGCCCTGGTGTCCAGCCTGGAGGCAGTGGGCCGCAGGAGGCGGCATGAGAAGCCCCAGGCTGGGACCCATTGTCCAGTGCTGCAGCCTGAGGAGGTATTGGAAGCCGACATCCACCAgcgctccctctctccctggagATACCG CGTGGACACAGACGAGAACCGCTACCCGCAGAAGTTGGCCGTGGCCGAGTGCCTGTGCAGGGGCTGCATCAGCACCAGGACCGGCCGGGAGACAGCAGCCCTCAACTCTGTCCCGCTGCACCAGAGTCTGCTGGTGCTGCTCCGCCGGCCCTGCTCCAGGGACGCGACCGCAGTGCCCACGCCCGGGGCTTTTGCCTTCCACGTGGAGTCCATCCGCGTGCCCGTCGGCTGCACCTGCGTCCTGCCCAGGGCGGTGCAGTGA
- the IL17C gene encoding interleukin-17C isoform X2, giving the protein MLLPRLLFLLWLSASIAHHGPPHQGGPHTHTHGTSRCYSAEELPLGQVPAHLLARAAKWQQALPVALVSSLEAVGRRRRHEKPQAGTHCPVLQPEEVLEADIHQRSLSPWRYRVDTDENRYPQKLAVAECLCRGCISTRTGRETAALNSVPLHQSLLVLLRRPCSRDATAVPTPGAFAFHVESIRVPVGCTCVLPRAVQ; this is encoded by the exons ATG CTCCTACCTCGCCTTCTGTTTCTGCTCTGGCTGTCTGCCAGCATCGCCCACCATGGCCCCCCACACCAGGGAggcccccacacccacacccacggGACATCACGCTGCTACTCAGCTGAGGAGCTGCCCCTGGGCCAGGTTCCTGCACACCTGCTGGCTCGAGCTGCCAAGTGGCAGCAGGCTTTGCCAGTAGCCCTGGTGTCCAGCCTGGAGGCAGTGGGCCGCAGGAGGCGGCATGAGAAGCCCCAGGCTGGGACCCATTGTCCAGTGCTGCAGCCTGAGGAGGTATTGGAAGCCGACATCCACCAgcgctccctctctccctggagATACCG CGTGGACACAGACGAGAACCGCTACCCGCAGAAGTTGGCCGTGGCCGAGTGCCTGTGCAGGGGCTGCATCAGCACCAGGACCGGCCGGGAGACAGCAGCCCTCAACTCTGTCCCGCTGCACCAGAGTCTGCTGGTGCTGCTCCGCCGGCCCTGCTCCAGGGACGCGACCGCAGTGCCCACGCCCGGGGCTTTTGCCTTCCACGTGGAGTCCATCCGCGTGCCCGTCGGCTGCACCTGCGTCCTGCCCAGGGCGGTGCAGTGA